The genome window CTATCCGAGTGGGTTCGGCGTAAAAGAGCTCTGAGATTTCTTAGAACCGTGCGGATGCTCCAAACTAACAGGGAAACGCCTGGGTGCCACTGCTGCAGAGAAGAAGTACAGTCGCGCAGCGACTTAAATGTCGTTGGATCCTGCGGCCATGCACTGTGTAAGGACTGCACTGAGAAGACGGTTCGATTTGAAGAATGCATCGTCGACAACTGCCGTGGCTCAGGTACCAAATTCAACATGATCAGCGCTGCATCGCTTGGTTTCGAAGAAGACCGAAGCACTCAGtatggaggaagaaagatGGACAAATTGGTCGAGATCGTCAAAGAGATTCCAAACCAGGAGCGGGCGATCCTTTTCATCCAGTTTCCTGAACTCATTGATGTTGCGTCCAAAGCATTTGATTTGGCAAAAATCACTCACGCAGTGATAACGGCGCGTGACAccaagaagattgaagaaTTTAAAAAGGGTAACGAAAAGGTTGCGATACTGCAGCTGGGTAGCGAGACGGCTGCTGGTTTGTAAGTGGCCTTCCCCTacctttctttctcttctttctcatccaaTTTTTTTTCACAGAAACCTACAGTGCACAAATCACGTCATCTTCCTCTCGCCCATGCTAGCAGAGACGCAGTACGATTATGATTCCTCGATGACACAGGCAATTGGTCGCGCTCTTCGCTACGGTCAGACGAGACGCGTTCACGTCTACCACCTGCTCATGAAGAGAACAATTGACGTCAACATTCTTCAGGAGCGACGTGGGAAGATCCTGGTCGAGCGGAATGGTCAGGCTGTTTTGGTAAAAGCCGATGAATGCCTCGCTGAAGAAGCCTTAAGTTGCCAAGGACCTGCCTTGGTTGTGGATAACTTCTTGTGAGAAAACGACTCATCGCGTTTGTTCCTGGTCCGGCCCTTGATTTTTTGTACGATTAAGCGTCATGTCAGTAATGAGATAAAACAGCGAGTAGACAGTTCTCAAGTTTCAATGTGATATTTTTTGCCTGTCCGAATTCCACAAAGAAGAACCGCGATTCTAAAACGGACAGGTAATCAAGAATCTGGGCAAACAGGAATAAAAATGGAGCTCCGCTGGGATTGCTTAGCAAACCTCTATGGCAGATGATCTTCCAACATGTCTGTCTACCTCCAGGCAAAGAACTTCAGAATAACTCGTACTATACATGGTAGATATCTAGAAAGCATGCAGTGTCAGAACGCCTCACGTATTTCTCATGGATGAGACTGCGAAGATGCCACtggaaaggaaaagcaaaTCAAGCTGTAACTGAAAAATTTGAATTGTTTAACCGAGGGATTATAGTACGGAACATAATTAAGCCTGCTGATCCAAGGCACCGTCCTTCCGCATCATCGTCTCGGGGTCCCACACAGGATTTTGCAGGTTCGTGAGCCCGGCACTGTTCTCGCAGGAGTGTCTTCCGCTCAGAGGGCCTGGCGCGGGCACCTTAACTTCCTTGCCGCTCTCCGCGGCTGTGGCAGACTCCTTCAGGGCTGTGAGAAGGGCCTTGATGGACTCGGGCGTGAGATCTTCGTAGTAGTCGTCGTTAATCTGCACCATGGGGGCATTGACACAGGCGCCCAGGCACTCAACCTCGATGAAGGTGAAAAGGCCGTCTTCTGTTGTGTGCCCGGCAGTGATGCCCAGGTGCTCCTGGATGGCTTCGAGGATCTTGGTGCTACCGCAGCCACCTAGCTGGCAGGGTGTCTAATCAACCGTTTGCGTTAGCGCAGCCGTCCAAAGCTACCAATTCCCTTGGGATAGAAGTCGGCGGTATTCATACCGTGGTGCAAAGCTGAACAAAGTACTTTCCAACCGGCTCACGGTTATACATGGTGTAGAAGGTAGCGACTTCGTAAACTCGCATTGGGGGCATCTCAAGGATACGGGCGACTTCGTTCATGACGCTAATGCTGGTATAGCCGTGCTGGCGCTGGCCCAAGTCCAGGAGGGGCATAACGGCACCCTTCTTGTACTGGGGAGGGTAGCGTTTGAGGATCTCATCGACGAGTTTCATATTCTGCTCGGAGAACTTGAAAGGGATAGAGGGGTTGTTGTTAGGCTTGTTGCGATGCTAGAACTCCGAACAGTACCAGTCAGCCACTGTCTGATGTGCATTCccatgatgaagaaaatCCGAATATGCCACAATAGCTGATACTCTTCATACGTACCACGGCAAGTGTATCGCTGTAACGTTGCGGGCCAGCCGAGAACGGTCTGCATTGGGACTTGGGAATCTGGTGGAACAATTGGCGGCCAACCCGCGGGATAGCGGGGAAGAACTTGGAAGCCATTGCTGGCAAAGGAGAGGAATAGGAGGGGGATCGAAAGAGAGAACGACGGATTGCGGCTGTTGCGATGATGGCCGGAGTTGCAGATGAATTAAATGGAGTCGACGAGGCGTTTTGCGGGTGTTGcgatcagccaatcagcgcTAAGAGATTACTCCACTGAACAACCTGAGGATTGAACGCAACATCA of Aspergillus fumigatus Af293 chromosome 2, whole genome shotgun sequence contains these proteins:
- a CDS encoding complex I 24 kDa subunit family protein, whose protein sequence is MASKFFPAIPRVGRQLFHQIPKSQCRPFSAGPQRYSDTLAVHRNKPNNNPSIPFKFSEQNMKLVDEILKRYPPQYKKGAVMPLLDLGQRQHGYTSISVMNEVARILEMPPMRVYEVATFYTMYNREPVGKYFVQLCTTTPCQLGGCGSTKILEAIQEHLGITAGHTTEDGLFTFIEVECLGACVNAPMVQINDDYYEDLTPESIKALLTALKESATAAESGKEVKVPAPGPLSGRHSCENSAGLTNLQNPVWDPETMMRKDGALDQQA